From Streptomyces sp. TLI_053, a single genomic window includes:
- a CDS encoding ATP-binding protein, producing MSEPAATPATTGTGHSPAPTAPAGPAAPTGLPAASARQPAPRPGRRAAPPRRSGLTPAAWVCAATLLSGFGWVLLAVTHQDAAWAVPFYLHDGETVLLGFAFALSGLLILAHRAGPGADGPAPLRPSDGSPGQGPGTGPGPESEPAPAGAPVGRSLGRCLLAAGLGGCLSRFALLAGAAADAGPAVQALGAALLLASVTLFVFVSLALPLWLPEGRLPGGPGRAFVVAVAVWSALHACAVRLGTPLPYFGDVLVPDGRGLPLDEWHATLVAWGIVATSLTVAAVRWRRSARPHRGVTAVLVPYLVWLVTTNIALRIGSSESVAAVAYFAGSALWMLGAVGYAFTRDRSRYLDRATRRMLSVLALIALLIAGYLGIALLLRRALPTASNTGAQLLAAGALAIGGLLGPTTRWVVRAVDRFYYGDRARPYQVVRELAERLSRAVSPADAPPLLCDTVVGALGLPGARVVLHTRTGPHELASVGTVGPDSQVFPLSYEGAVIGDLYAPPRAGQPELDAQDHEVLRFLADQAAPAIASLRMYEELQRGRRQIVLAREEERRRLRHDLHDGLGPTLSGLRLGVDTARAVVPEDSPAARSLRAVSAGIGQAIDELRRITEGLAPAALAGEGLAVALRRLVAELDGPRVGIALVLDPDPPPALAAAVEVAVLRISGEALHNVLRHSAAGQARLTLRVRPEAVVVEVWDDGRGFPGGRPEPVGADGSRRAGSGLGLRSMAERAEELGGRFSTGNHDGGALVRAELPRTPDRPASDG from the coding sequence ATGAGCGAACCGGCCGCGACCCCGGCCACCACCGGGACCGGGCACAGCCCCGCACCCACCGCGCCCGCCGGGCCCGCCGCGCCCACCGGGCTCCCCGCCGCGTCCGCGCGGCAGCCGGCCCCCCGGCCGGGCCGCCGGGCTGCGCCACCCCGGCGCAGCGGCCTCACCCCGGCCGCCTGGGTCTGCGCGGCCACCCTGCTCAGCGGATTCGGCTGGGTGCTGCTCGCCGTCACCCACCAGGACGCCGCCTGGGCCGTGCCGTTCTACCTCCACGACGGCGAGACCGTCCTGCTCGGCTTCGCGTTCGCGCTCTCCGGGCTGCTCATCCTCGCCCACCGCGCCGGACCCGGCGCCGACGGGCCGGCTCCCCTCCGGCCCTCCGACGGCAGCCCCGGCCAAGGCCCCGGCACCGGCCCCGGCCCCGAGTCCGAGCCCGCCCCGGCCGGGGCACCGGTCGGCCGCAGCCTGGGCCGCTGCCTGCTGGCCGCCGGACTCGGCGGCTGCCTCTCCCGCTTCGCCCTCCTCGCGGGCGCCGCCGCCGACGCCGGACCGGCGGTGCAGGCCCTCGGCGCCGCGCTGCTGCTCGCCTCGGTCACCCTGTTCGTCTTCGTCTCCCTGGCCCTGCCGCTCTGGCTGCCCGAGGGACGGCTGCCCGGCGGGCCGGGCCGCGCGTTCGTCGTCGCCGTCGCCGTCTGGAGCGCACTGCACGCCTGCGCCGTGCGGCTCGGCACCCCGCTGCCCTACTTCGGCGACGTGCTCGTCCCGGACGGCCGCGGACTGCCGCTCGACGAATGGCACGCGACCCTGGTCGCCTGGGGCATCGTCGCCACCAGCCTGACCGTGGCCGCCGTCCGCTGGCGCCGCTCGGCGCGGCCGCACCGCGGCGTCACCGCCGTGCTGGTGCCCTACCTGGTCTGGCTGGTCACGACCAACATCGCGCTGCGGATCGGCAGTTCGGAGAGCGTCGCGGCGGTGGCCTACTTCGCCGGGTCGGCGCTGTGGATGCTCGGCGCGGTCGGCTACGCGTTCACCCGCGACCGCTCCCGCTACCTCGACCGGGCGACCCGCCGGATGCTCAGCGTCCTCGCGCTGATCGCCCTGCTGATCGCCGGTTACCTCGGCATCGCCCTGCTGCTGCGCCGTGCCCTGCCGACGGCCAGCAACACCGGCGCCCAGCTGCTGGCGGCCGGGGCGCTGGCCATCGGCGGACTGCTGGGGCCCACCACCCGCTGGGTCGTGCGGGCCGTCGACCGCTTCTACTACGGCGACCGGGCCCGCCCCTACCAGGTGGTCCGGGAGCTCGCCGAACGCCTGAGCCGCGCCGTCAGCCCGGCCGACGCCCCGCCGCTGCTCTGCGACACCGTGGTGGGCGCCCTCGGCCTGCCCGGCGCCCGGGTCGTCCTGCACACCCGCACCGGACCGCACGAACTGGCCTCCGTCGGCACCGTCGGCCCCGACAGCCAGGTGTTCCCGCTCAGCTACGAGGGCGCGGTGATCGGCGACCTCTACGCGCCGCCGCGGGCCGGGCAGCCGGAGCTGGACGCGCAGGACCACGAGGTGCTCCGCTTCCTCGCCGACCAGGCCGCGCCCGCGATCGCCTCGCTGCGCATGTACGAGGAGCTCCAGCGCGGGCGGCGGCAGATCGTGCTCGCCCGGGAGGAGGAGCGCCGCCGGCTGCGGCACGACCTGCACGACGGGCTCGGCCCCACCCTCTCGGGGCTGCGGCTGGGGGTCGACACCGCCAGGGCCGTCGTGCCGGAGGACTCCCCGGCGGCCCGCTCGCTGCGGGCGGTGTCGGCGGGGATCGGGCAGGCGATCGACGAACTGCGGCGGATCACCGAGGGGCTGGCGCCCGCCGCGCTGGCGGGGGAGGGGCTGGCGGTGGCGCTGCGGCGGCTGGTCGCGGAGCTGGACGGGCCGCGGGTCGGGATCGCGCTGGTGCTGGACCCGGACCCACCGCCGGCGCTGGCCGCCGCGGTGGAGGTGGCGGTGCTGCGGATCAGCGGCGAGGCGCTGCACAACGTCCTGCGCCATTCGGCGGCCGGGCAGGCCCGGCTGACGCTGCGGGTCCGGCCGGAGGCGGTGGTGGTCGAGGTCTGGGACGACGGCCGGGGCTTCCCCGGGGGCCGCCCGGAGCCGGTCGGCGCCGACGGGTCCCGTCGGGCCGGGTCGGGGCTGGGGCTGCGCTCGATGGCGGAGCGCGCCGAGGAGCTGGGCGGCCGCTTCAGCACCGGCAACCACGACGGCGGCGCCCTCGTCCGGGCGGAGCTTCCCCGCACCCCGGACCGCCCGGCCTCGGACGGCTGA
- a CDS encoding response regulator transcription factor: MIVDDHPLFREGLRAALESAEGIVVVAEAERVGDVPEAVARHRPDMVVMDLSLPDGSGLEATRRLSADRPAPPVLMLTMADDDGSLLAALQAGARGYLVKGAGREEVLHAVRTVAAGGAVFGADVAERITTLLAGARVREAGQLFPALTAREAEVLDLVARGLDNRRIARELVVAEKTVRNHVTHIFEKLHVATRAEAVARARDMGLGDS, encoded by the coding sequence CTGATCGTCGACGACCACCCGTTGTTCCGGGAGGGGCTGCGGGCCGCCCTGGAGAGTGCCGAGGGCATCGTCGTCGTGGCCGAGGCCGAGCGCGTGGGCGACGTGCCGGAGGCGGTCGCCCGGCACCGTCCGGACATGGTGGTCATGGACCTCTCCCTGCCGGACGGCTCCGGGCTGGAGGCCACCCGCCGGCTCTCCGCCGACCGGCCGGCCCCGCCGGTGCTGATGCTCACCATGGCGGACGACGACGGGAGCCTGCTCGCCGCGCTCCAGGCGGGGGCCCGCGGCTACCTGGTGAAGGGCGCGGGCCGGGAGGAGGTGCTGCACGCGGTGCGGACGGTCGCGGCCGGTGGCGCGGTGTTCGGCGCGGACGTGGCGGAGCGGATCACCACCCTGCTGGCCGGCGCCCGGGTGCGGGAGGCCGGGCAGCTCTTCCCGGCGCTCACCGCCCGCGAGGCGGAGGTCCTCGACCTGGTGGCCCGGGGGCTGGACAACCGCCGGATCGCCCGCGAGCTGGTGGTCGCGGAGAAGACGGTGCGCAACCACGTCACCCACATCTTCGAGAAGCTGCACGTCGCCACCCGGGCGGAGGCCGTCGCCCGGGCCAGGGACATGGGCCTCGGCGACAGCTGA
- a CDS encoding ATP-binding protein, with translation MTTVTPLPPLPRTPAGVPPRRTPAQRRLTGAAALTVLCLAVAALWVCYVLVHLDAPGVEAPRDQLAILVYALPTAAAGMLLHAHRPGNPLGWVMLLYALTSMLPSAAAAPVWVEVSDPGLVGAAAVVRAVCDTVSQTLFYVLPLWLPAGRLTGRRWWWYIGAVTAWVLPDTMSFLDRATVFGRPNPLADSAVANAFGSVSDQLDRLYDPVNYLLIGVAAAVLLVRLLRRSAPRHRAHLAGMLGAYLLWAGMQDYYTRRFQYEYWLSYSLFTAAGAVWAVAVAYLVVRDGGWRLDRAARSVLGGLLLAAGLTVVFVVCATVLSGWLVPGRGGAALLLIALLLALGAGLPRAGRRATGLVDRLYYGERAQPYQVLRTLAGQVRQVVDPERLPSALCGTVAEELRLPGVALAVTTRAGRRPLAAVGRLDGPVQGFALVHHGTTIGELTVGLRAGEERLDPSDVDILRSLADQASPAVASLRLREDLQAGREQIVAAREEERRWLRRDIHDGLGPALAGLRLRVDNAASAAGAAGTAGTAGTAGTAATAATAAGSGRAAGPAGPASGRGTDALALTLRGISDDLALTIKEVRRITDRLGPAPLGEFGLTRAVEHLAATFSGDGLAVSTALRPDPLPELPAAVEVAAYRITAEALNNVLRHARARHAEVALRVDEENLVLTVQDDGIGLGDPQAPDEYPGPGDPGPVDPGSADPGSADTGTGSNEPGDAGPAAPDRAAGVGLRSMSDRAAEIGGRCTVGSLPTNGTRVLAVLPRHPFRSPRPGA, from the coding sequence ATGACCACGGTGACCCCTCTCCCGCCCCTGCCGCGCACGCCCGCCGGGGTCCCGCCGCGCCGGACGCCCGCACAGCGCCGGCTCACCGGGGCCGCGGCGCTCACCGTGCTCTGCCTGGCGGTCGCCGCCCTCTGGGTCTGCTACGTGCTGGTCCACCTGGACGCGCCCGGGGTGGAGGCCCCCCGCGACCAGCTCGCCATCCTGGTCTACGCGCTGCCCACCGCCGCCGCGGGCATGCTGCTGCACGCCCACCGTCCGGGAAATCCACTCGGTTGGGTGATGCTCCTCTACGCGCTGACGTCGATGCTGCCGAGCGCGGCCGCCGCGCCCGTCTGGGTGGAGGTCTCCGACCCCGGTCTCGTCGGCGCTGCCGCCGTGGTGCGCGCGGTGTGCGACACGGTCAGCCAGACGCTGTTCTACGTCCTGCCGCTCTGGCTGCCCGCCGGACGGCTCACCGGTCGCAGGTGGTGGTGGTACATCGGCGCCGTCACCGCGTGGGTGCTCCCGGACACCATGTCCTTCCTGGACCGCGCGACCGTGTTCGGCCGGCCGAATCCGCTCGCCGACAGCGCCGTCGCGAACGCCTTCGGCTCCGTGTCCGACCAGCTCGACCGCCTCTACGACCCGGTCAACTACCTGCTGATCGGTGTCGCCGCCGCCGTGCTGCTGGTCCGGCTGCTCCGCCGGAGCGCGCCCCGTCACCGCGCCCACCTGGCCGGCATGCTCGGCGCCTACCTGCTCTGGGCCGGAATGCAGGACTACTACACCCGGCGGTTCCAGTACGAGTACTGGCTGAGCTACTCGCTGTTCACGGCGGCGGGCGCGGTGTGGGCGGTCGCGGTGGCGTACCTGGTGGTGCGCGACGGCGGGTGGCGGCTGGACCGGGCCGCCCGGTCCGTGCTCGGCGGCCTGCTGCTCGCCGCCGGGCTCACCGTGGTGTTCGTGGTCTGCGCGACCGTGCTCTCGGGCTGGCTGGTGCCCGGCCGCGGCGGTGCCGCCCTGCTGCTGATCGCCCTGCTCCTCGCCCTGGGCGCGGGCCTGCCCCGGGCCGGCCGGCGGGCGACGGGCCTCGTGGACCGGCTCTACTACGGCGAACGCGCCCAGCCCTACCAGGTGCTCCGCACCCTGGCCGGGCAGGTCCGGCAGGTCGTCGACCCGGAGCGGCTGCCGTCCGCGCTCTGCGGCACCGTCGCCGAGGAACTGCGGCTGCCGGGTGTGGCACTGGCCGTCACCACCAGGGCCGGGCGTCGCCCGCTGGCCGCGGTGGGGCGGTTGGACGGACCGGTCCAGGGTTTCGCGCTGGTCCACCACGGCACGACGATCGGGGAGCTGACCGTGGGACTGCGGGCCGGCGAGGAGCGGCTCGACCCCAGCGACGTCGACATCCTGCGCTCGCTGGCGGACCAGGCCTCGCCGGCCGTCGCATCGCTGCGGCTCCGGGAGGACCTCCAGGCCGGCCGGGAACAGATCGTCGCGGCGCGGGAGGAGGAACGGCGGTGGCTGCGCCGGGACATCCACGACGGGCTCGGACCGGCGCTGGCGGGGCTGCGGCTGCGGGTCGACAACGCGGCCTCGGCCGCCGGGGCCGCGGGCACTGCCGGGACTGCGGGCACTGCCGGGACTGCGGCGACTGCGGCGACTGCGGCCGGGTCGGGCCGCGCGGCCGGCCCGGCCGGCCCGGCCTCCGGGAGAGGAACCGACGCGCTGGCCCTGACGCTGCGGGGGATCTCCGACGACCTGGCGCTGACGATCAAGGAGGTGCGGCGGATCACCGACCGGCTCGGGCCCGCACCGCTCGGCGAGTTCGGCCTCACCCGGGCCGTCGAGCACCTGGCGGCCACGTTCAGCGGCGACGGCCTCGCCGTCAGCACCGCGCTGCGGCCGGACCCGCTGCCGGAACTGCCGGCCGCCGTCGAGGTGGCGGCCTACCGGATCACCGCCGAAGCGCTGAACAACGTGCTCCGACACGCCCGCGCCCGGCACGCCGAGGTGGCCCTGCGGGTGGACGAGGAGAACCTCGTGCTGACCGTCCAGGACGACGGGATCGGCCTCGGCGACCCCCAGGCGCCCGACGAGTACCCGGGCCCCGGTGACCCGGGCCCGGTCGACCCCGGCTCGGCCGACCCCGGCTCGGCCGACACTGGCACGGGCTCGAACGAGCCGGGCGACGCCGGACCTGCGGCCCCGGACCGGGCCGCCGGGGTCGGACTGCGGTCGATGTCGGACCGCGCGGCCGAGATCGGCGGCCGCTGCACCGTCGGCAGCCTCCCCACCAACGGCACCCGGGTCCTCGCCGTCCTCCCCCGCCACCCCTTCCGCAGCCCCCGGCCCGGCGCCTGA
- a CDS encoding 2-epi-5-epi-valiolone synthase encodes MNVPRTQPGPAPLGPPPTPSAPVAAPGGPGDPGGPGGPGLRFVPGLLDPGNPALAAAGGPPGRRLVVVDARVHELHGHRLRHYLDTRGVDHETLVLPAHGQVKTMDAVFQVADRMDSVGISRRGAPVLAVGGGALAEVVGLACTLYRRSTPFVRVPTTLHGLFAHRPEAETLVDPAFLVTLGRRHVASGLAEVLKVALIADADLFGLLERRGRDLLDTRFQAAGIGAAVLARVVGATVGGGTDGGGRDGRERLGHYGHTFSPTVETRALPELLHGEAVCVDMALSTVVARRRGLVDEGQAERILGLMRGLELPVWHPLLESIALGEALAGTVRRRVAGRWLPLPSGIGAGVLVDDLGGRELVGAAGWLRARSAVTAAGCATALDG; translated from the coding sequence GTGAACGTCCCCCGAACCCAGCCCGGCCCCGCTCCCCTCGGGCCTCCCCCCACCCCGTCCGCCCCCGTCGCCGCCCCCGGAGGTCCCGGAGACCCCGGAGGTCCCGGCGGGCCGGGGCTCCGCTTCGTGCCCGGCCTGCTGGATCCGGGCAACCCGGCGCTCGCCGCGGCCGGCGGTCCGCCCGGACGCCGGCTCGTCGTGGTCGACGCCCGGGTGCACGAGCTGCACGGCCACCGGCTCCGCCACTACTTGGACACCCGGGGCGTCGACCACGAGACGCTGGTGCTGCCCGCGCACGGGCAGGTGAAGACCATGGACGCGGTGTTCCAGGTCGCCGACCGGATGGACTCCGTCGGGATCTCCCGCCGGGGCGCGCCGGTGCTGGCGGTCGGCGGCGGCGCGCTCGCCGAGGTGGTCGGGCTCGCCTGCACCCTCTACCGCCGTTCCACGCCGTTCGTGCGGGTCCCCACCACCCTGCACGGCCTGTTCGCCCATCGCCCCGAGGCCGAGACGCTGGTCGATCCGGCCTTCCTGGTCACTCTGGGGCGCCGCCATGTCGCCAGTGGTCTCGCCGAGGTGCTCAAGGTCGCGCTGATCGCGGACGCGGACCTGTTCGGGCTGCTGGAGCGACGCGGCCGGGACCTGCTCGACACCCGGTTCCAGGCCGCCGGCATCGGCGCGGCCGTGCTCGCGCGCGTCGTCGGAGCCACGGTCGGCGGTGGTACGGACGGCGGTGGTAGGGACGGCCGCGAGCGCCTGGGGCACTACGGGCACACGTTCAGTCCGACGGTGGAGACACGTGCGCTGCCGGAGCTGCTGCACGGCGAGGCGGTCTGCGTCGACATGGCGCTGAGCACGGTGGTGGCCCGGCGCCGGGGCCTGGTCGACGAGGGGCAGGCCGAACGGATCCTCGGGCTGATGCGAGGGCTCGAACTCCCGGTCTGGCACCCGCTGCTGGAGTCGATCGCGCTCGGCGAGGCGCTCGCCGGCACCGTGCGCCGCCGCGTCGCGGGGCGGTGGCTGCCGCTGCCGTCCGGGATCGGCGCGGGGGTGCTCGTCGACGACCTGGGCGGGCGTGAACTCGTCGGCGCGGCCGGGTGGTTGCGCGCCCGGTCGGCGGTGACGGCCGCGGGGTGCGCGACGGCGCTCGACGGCTGA
- a CDS encoding phosphoribosyltransferase family protein, with amino-acid sequence MHFADRTDAGHRLAARLAHLRDPGTVVVALPRGGVPVAAEVAAALAAPLDICVIRKLGVPEQPELGMGAIGEDGVRVLNELVLRPARVTAGELAAVEARERAELERRARRYRGDRPPVDLHGRTVVVVDDGVATGSTARAACLIVRARGARRVVLAVPVAPEDWTERLGDVADELVCVGTPSPFFAIGEFYADFSQTGDAEVLRRLAEAEAGPVPEAATGTGPEPGTGTGTGPGPVTIPGTATGTGPGPAADRELTLPAAGVRLTGRLTVPGGARGIVVFAHGSGSGRHSPRNRRVAEELNRAGLATFLFDLLTEDEAPDRRKVFDVALLGARLTDVARALPVDPAAAPPVGPPLPLALFGASTGAAAALWTAARLGDGVAAVVSRGGRPDLAGPGTLAAVTAPTLLVVGGRDLEVIDLNRRAREHLRCESELAVVPHAGHLFEEPGTLDRVAELARDWFVEHSGGGPQASGNPQAPGDPPEAVTQNP; translated from the coding sequence ATCCACTTCGCCGACCGCACCGACGCCGGCCACCGGCTGGCCGCCCGGCTCGCCCACCTGCGCGACCCCGGCACCGTGGTGGTCGCGCTGCCGCGCGGCGGGGTGCCGGTGGCCGCCGAGGTGGCCGCCGCGCTCGCCGCACCGCTGGACATCTGCGTCATCCGCAAGCTGGGCGTCCCCGAGCAGCCGGAGCTGGGGATGGGCGCGATCGGCGAGGACGGGGTGCGGGTGCTCAACGAGCTGGTGCTGCGCCCCGCACGGGTCACCGCGGGGGAGCTGGCCGCCGTCGAGGCCCGCGAACGGGCCGAGCTGGAACGCCGGGCCCGCCGCTACCGGGGTGATCGGCCACCGGTCGACCTGCACGGGCGGACGGTGGTCGTGGTCGACGACGGCGTGGCGACCGGTTCGACCGCGCGGGCCGCCTGTCTGATCGTGCGGGCGCGCGGCGCCCGGCGGGTGGTGCTCGCCGTCCCGGTGGCGCCGGAGGACTGGACGGAACGGCTCGGCGACGTCGCGGACGAGCTGGTGTGCGTCGGCACGCCCTCGCCGTTCTTCGCGATCGGCGAGTTCTACGCCGACTTCTCGCAGACCGGGGACGCCGAGGTGCTGCGCCGGCTCGCCGAGGCCGAAGCCGGGCCCGTCCCCGAAGCCGCTACCGGCACCGGACCCGAACCCGGCACCGGCACCGGCACCGGACCCGGACCCGTGACCATTCCCGGCACCGCGACCGGCACCGGACCCGGACCCGCCGCCGACCGGGAGCTGACCCTCCCCGCCGCCGGCGTCCGGCTGACCGGCCGGCTGACCGTCCCCGGTGGCGCCCGCGGCATCGTGGTGTTCGCCCACGGCAGCGGCAGCGGCCGGCACAGCCCGCGCAACCGCCGGGTGGCCGAGGAGCTGAACCGCGCCGGGCTGGCCACCTTCCTGTTCGACCTGCTCACCGAGGACGAGGCGCCGGACCGGCGGAAGGTCTTCGACGTCGCCCTGCTCGGCGCCCGGCTGACCGACGTCGCCCGCGCCCTGCCCGTGGACCCGGCGGCGGCACCGCCCGTCGGCCCGCCCCTCCCCCTCGCTCTGTTCGGCGCGAGCACCGGCGCCGCCGCCGCACTGTGGACGGCCGCCCGGCTCGGCGACGGGGTGGCCGCGGTGGTCTCCCGGGGCGGGCGGCCGGACCTCGCCGGGCCCGGCACGCTGGCCGCCGTGACCGCGCCGACCCTGCTGGTCGTCGGCGGCCGGGACCTCGAGGTGATCGACCTGAACCGGCGGGCGCGCGAGCACCTGCGCTGCGAGAGTGAACTGGCGGTGGTCCCGCACGCCGGCCATCTGTTCGAGGAGCCCGGCACGCTGGACCGGGTCGCCGAGCTGGCCCGCGACTGGTTCGTCGAGCATTCCGGCGGGGGCCCGC